DNA from Bacteroidales bacterium:
AAGAGAGGTTAATTGTAGAGTTTCTATCAAAAGAGAAAGAGGCCTCAATTGCAACTTTAGAGAAGAGTGGAATAAAGAGCGTTATGAGTTCTATCAAATCGCTACTTGAACGCAATATTATTGCTGTTAAAGAGGAACTACGCCGTAGATACCAACCTAAAACTCAACTATGTATTAAACTCGCTTTTGAAGGAGAGGAACAGGAGAGAATAAGAGAGTGTTTTGAACTACTGAAAGGGGCAAAGAAACAACTTAAACTATTTATCACATTCTTAGAGATGTCCGGGGCAAACAGAGGTGGTCAAGAGATAATTGTTAGCAGAAACTCTCTTTTGGAACGTGCCGAGGTAAATAGTTCAGTATTATTGGCAATGATAAACAGAGGCATCTTTGTTCAGTACAAACAGGAGATTAATCGTTTTGATGGGCGTACAAATAGAGTTGAAAAGGCACATGAACTCAATCCTGCACAAAGGGTTGCATATAACAAGATAATAGATTGTTTCTGCAACAAAGATATTACTTTGCTACGTGGTGTAACATCAAGCGGAAAGACTGAGATATACATTCATCTTATAAAACATGCCATTGAGGAGGGAAAACAGGTTTTATTTCTTGTCCCCGAGATTGCCCTTACTACCCAACTTGCAAACAGACTTGCAAGAGTGTTTGGCAATAAACTTGGAGTCTATCACTCTAAATTTAACGATAACGAAAGAGTTGATATTTGGAACTCCTTGCTACAAGACAATGGTATTCAGGTTGTTTTAGGTGTTAGGTCTTCGCTATTTTTACCATTCAAGAATTTGGGATTGATTATTGTTGATGAGGAGCATGAGAGCAGTTACAAACAACAAGATCCCGCACCTCGATACAATGCTCGTAATACGGCAATGATATTGGCTTCATCGTTTAGGGCAAAGACTCTTTTAGGCAGTGCAACCCCCTCGATAGAGAGTTACTATAATGCAAAAATCGGCAAATATGGTTTGGTGGAACTTCTTACACGACACGGAGATATTATGCTCCCAAAAATTGAGATTGCCGACACTCGTGAACTACGTCGTAAAAAGATTATGACAAGTGGAGATATATCGCCACAACTTGCAGAGGCATCAAAGAGTGTTTTGGATATGGGCGGACAGGTTATCCTATTCCGTAACCGTAGAGGATTTGCCCCCATTGTAGAGTGCGACACCTGCGGTTGGACTCCTAAATGCAAGCATTGCGATGTTACAATGACCTATCACAAACACCTTAATCAATTAACCTGTCACTACTGCGGATACACATACGAGATACCCAAGAAGTGCCCCGCCTGCGGATATCATACCATTGAGACAAAAGGATTTGGAACAGAGCTCATTGAGGAGGAGTCGGCTAATCAGTTTAAAGATTATCCCGTAGCACGTATGGATTTGGATACAACTCGTAGCAGAAAGGCTTACGAGGAGATTATATCAGACTTTGAGTCAGGCAAGACTCGCGT
Protein-coding regions in this window:
- the priA gene encoding primosomal protein N'; translation: MIYFADVILPLPLGKYFTYAIPEEIFPIIKVGSRVIVQFGAKKFYTAIVRDIHGNKPEYDTKDILEVLDAKPIIRPRQLEFWEWIANYYMCSVGDVYKAALPSGLKPESETTLQLNEECCFDESNDLTPKERLIVEFLSKEKEASIATLEKSGIKSVMSSIKSLLERNIIAVKEELRRRYQPKTQLCIKLAFEGEEQERIRECFELLKGAKKQLKLFITFLEMSGANRGGQEIIVSRNSLLERAEVNSSVLLAMINRGIFVQYKQEINRFDGRTNRVEKAHELNPAQRVAYNKIIDCFCNKDITLLRGVTSSGKTEIYIHLIKHAIEEGKQVLFLVPEIALTTQLANRLARVFGNKLGVYHSKFNDNERVDIWNSLLQDNGIQVVLGVRSSLFLPFKNLGLIIVDEEHESSYKQQDPAPRYNARNTAMILASSFRAKTLLGSATPSIESYYNAKIGKYGLVELLTRHGDIMLPKIEIADTRELRRKKIMTSGDISPQLAEASKSVLDMGGQVILFRNRRGFAPIVECDTCGWTPKCKHCDVTMTYHKHLNQLTCHYCGYTYEIPKKCPACGYHTIETKGFGTELIEEESANQFKDYPVARMDLDTTRSRKAYEEIISDFESGKTRVLIGTQMITKGLDFERVGVVGILGADSLLNMPDFRAYERAFQMMEQVAGRAGRKGKQGRVIVQTTQADHPIIKQLLTHDYEGMFNEQLRERRDFSYPPFSRLIYIYIKGRNEDCVQRASRWYADLLRQVFGGRVLGPDKPVIGRVQSMYIRKIVLKLENNASPKKVRDIISVAEDNFYAQSGFKSLILYYDADPM